cataacaaaacacgtcgtgcaaaatttcattccaatcggataagaattgcgcactctagaggctcaagaagtcaagacccaagatcggtttatatggcagctatatcaggttatgaaccgatttgaaccatacttggcacagatgttggatatcataacaaaacacgtcgtgcaaaatttcattccaatcggataagaattgcgcactctagaggctcaagaagtcaagacccaagatcggtttatatggcagctatatcaaaacatggaccgatatggcccatttacaataccaaccgacctacactaatgagaagtatttgtgcaaaatttcaagcggctagctttactccttcggaagttagcgtgctttcgacagacagacggacggacggacggacggacggacggacggacggacggacggacggacggacggacggacggacagacggacggacatggctagatcgacataaaatttcacgacgatcaagaatatatatactttatggggtctcagacgaatatttcgagtagttacaatcagaatgacgaaattagtataccccccttcttatggtggagggtataaaaaatataatgtaTAAGCTTACCAATTTCATGCTAggacctaaaatactcaacCAGAAGTCTTAGAAAGCACTACATCCATCTTTGGATGCCGTTGTGGCACGTGTTATCATTAATCGGTGGTCATAATACATCGTAGTTCGCTTGATGGtatcaaaaccaaaaaaatggagggtatacgtttccaaaaaaaattgttttttggggcaccctaatgtatatatatatggatcTATTTGTCTTAATTTTTCGCGTTCAATAATCAAAACCATCTTTTCGACATACTTACAAGCTGAATGACGTTTTAAGTTTTCCTCTATGCCTAAGTGCAGGGTAATAAATTTGATAGTGACAACAAAATTCCCATCCCTGGACCACATTCATATTCTGCTGATAAgacttcataaaaaaaaattcatattttgataatccataattatttgattttgtttgaaatatttaatattaagtAGAAGACATGAGGCCGCTTTATATAGTATCATTGTTTACATTGATTTTTCCATTCATTTGTGCTCAAGAATTCAGGGGATATTTTACTGACCCTGGTAGAAActcaattttttcaataaaaaacaattttgaaaaacgttTTTTTGTCAGATTCGCCTGGGAAATGCTTCTTTGGTGGTGTAGCAGTCTTGCCTGGCAATAAGGTACAACTTGCAGGCAAATGCAAACTTTTCATTTGTCAAAACAGAGATGGATCAGGCATAGTTCGCAGGTAGGTGTTACTGCTTAATAACTTGTGTTTGTTAGTAAAGTAATGCCTTTATTTCTAGCTGCGGACCGCAGAAAGTTGATTCGCCATGCATGTTGGGAGATTTCTTGAATGTTAATGCTTCCTTTCCGGATTGTTGTCGGCGTGAAGttatttgtccataaacattttCGAATATTTACCAAATATACTAAATAATAAATGGAATATGGTTTAGAAAAAGAGTTTGTAAAACAAATATAAAGTCGAAATGTTCGGTAATGCAGAAGGCCTTCTTAAATTTGAGAGCAGTACAAGTTATAAACTTCCTTATATCAAACTATGCATGGAAATTAAAGTTCACTGCAgattttagagctcacaactcgcattattttattaaagtctAACCGAGAGTCAGGCAACTCTTgcctatacatctgcaagagagccattgccaAAAGTTGGATGTTGTATATGATACACTGCAATTGCAGTTGCctcacctataatgctatatggtgtggtGATCCGGTGGACAGCGATTCGAAAGCCGACCTAGGATTCAATGCTCGGAtcaaaaggatggcttgtttgtgcaacaCAGTTGCACTGAAGATTataccatctgatgcacggaatttaatgctacacctaatgcctctggacattgtagctagactaattgctgcgaccactgctgtgagggtAAGGACGCTTTGTCTTTGTCAGGCGgcccttgatacaatgcccgatattcatttttcgatttttcgtttttcgattgaaagtactgtatcacttactattcctgatagaaccgattgggactacgatatccctggaaaTAGAACTTACATCGCCTtgtatacggatggttccaaactagacgaccaagtGAGCTTTGGAGTATTCTCTGAAGAAGTAGGACTGGAcatattgaaaaggttacccgaccactgtcaAACGGAATGCCTCGCAATTAAAAAACTGGTGGAATAGCTAaggtataatgtcattacgatgccagatctctcaacgacatACATAACAGTTGAAGATTAATCTATTCTGGGTGACGGGCCACAGAAAAGATTAATCCCTTAAAGCCGAAGTCGTTCAGCCGCGAAAACCAAGCAATGACGTAGGAAATTTTGCagggtctcatcatcttcccagaatctcatcatcttcccttgACATTCAATCACTTGCTTCACCTACCGTGCCTTAGTGCGCTCGTTGTCCCATATGTCCCGATATGATACCGAAAACTATGCCCTCAGTATTACCCTCGTCTTATACATTCCGGATATGTATCCCCACGGGATTTTCCgcgtttcactgtgaaacagtcTTATCCCTTAACTTTGACTTCGTCGCCCATTAAGGCTTCGGATTCACGAAATTTACTGATGGCAATCTTCTGGTTCTCGTGgcaaaatcgtctgctcttttacTACCCCTTACTCTGCTTTTCTgactttttatgtcgatctagccatatccgtccttctgtccgtctgtccgtctgtctgtcgaaagcactctaacattcgaaggagtagagctaaccgcttgaaa
This Stomoxys calcitrans chromosome 2, idStoCalc2.1, whole genome shotgun sequence DNA region includes the following protein-coding sequences:
- the LOC106094259 gene encoding uncharacterized protein LOC106094259, with amino-acid sequence MRPLYIVSLFTLIFPFICAQEFRGYFTDPDSPGKCFFGGVAVLPGNKVQLAGKCKLFICQNRDGSGIVRSCGPQKVDSPCMLGDFLNVNASFPDCCRREVICP